In Flavobacterium sp. CS20, a single window of DNA contains:
- a CDS encoding biopolymer transporter ExbD, whose translation MARRSSPEVNAGSMADIAFLLLIFFLVTTTIETDSGINRKLPPIEDQQDPPPLKEKNIFIVLINSNGDLLVEDEPMDLKNLKTVAIQFLDNGGGKGDEACNYCQGPGNPNSSDNPVKAVISLQNNRLTKYSDYIAVQNELVVAYNELRDREAKRLFGVTFREMEEAFKSESYTVDKDKLKERIEQIKDMYPQKLSEAEPKRTSN comes from the coding sequence ATGGCAAGAAGAAGCTCACCAGAAGTCAATGCAGGATCAATGGCAGATATTGCTTTTTTGCTCCTCATTTTCTTCTTAGTAACAACAACTATAGAAACTGATAGTGGTATTAATAGAAAACTACCACCTATCGAAGATCAACAAGATCCACCACCATTGAAAGAAAAAAACATCTTTATAGTTTTGATAAATTCAAATGGAGATTTATTAGTTGAAGATGAACCTATGGATTTAAAAAATCTCAAAACAGTCGCCATTCAGTTTTTAGATAATGGTGGAGGAAAAGGCGACGAAGCATGCAATTACTGTCAAGGTCCTGGTAATCCGAATTCATCTGACAATCCAGTAAAAGCTGTTATCTCACTACAAAATAATAGGTTGACAAAATATTCGGATTATATTGCTGTTCAAAATGAATTAGTTGTCGCTTACAATGAGTTAAGAGATAGAGAAGCAAAACGATTATTTGGTGTAACTTTCCGAGAAATGGAAGAGGCATTCAAGAGTGAAAGCTATACTGTTGACAAGGATAAATTGAAAGAACGAATTGAGCAAATTAAAGATATGTATCCTCAAAAATTGTCTGAAGCCGAACCTAAACGTACTTCAAATTAA
- a CDS encoding porin family protein, translated as MKRLLTFFTFFIFLTSVSQNLIDKNFAEVDSLYREDQFYVGLGIDILVNKPKDMSQSGFSGGLHFGYIRDMPLNQERNIAIGIGLGFSFDTYSHNLFIGETDTDQSIFDVIDSGVEFNTNRFSTQVIEMPIHFRWRTSAIGDDSAFWRNNTGFNIGYMYHFKSTFEQPNNTVNQTDLDELNRARFDYYFSFGKSKINFFFRYNLNSIFDAKLSDTQEDLKLNVIKTGVVFYIL; from the coding sequence ATGAAGAGATTATTAACATTTTTTACCTTTTTTATATTTCTAACTTCTGTAAGCCAAAACTTAATTGATAAAAACTTTGCTGAAGTCGATAGCCTATACCGTGAAGATCAATTTTATGTTGGTTTGGGGATAGATATTTTAGTCAATAAACCGAAAGATATGTCTCAGTCTGGATTCTCTGGCGGTTTACATTTTGGGTATATCAGAGATATGCCATTAAATCAAGAAAGAAATATTGCCATAGGCATCGGGTTAGGTTTTTCTTTTGACACATATTCACATAACCTTTTTATAGGAGAAACCGATACAGACCAAAGTATTTTTGACGTGATTGATAGTGGGGTTGAATTTAATACCAATAGATTTTCAACTCAAGTCATCGAAATGCCAATTCATTTTAGATGGCGTACTTCAGCAATTGGTGATGATTCTGCTTTTTGGAGAAACAATACCGGATTTAATATTGGTTATATGTATCATTTCAAATCTACTTTTGAACAGCCAAACAATACCGTTAACCAAACAGATTTAGACGAACTTAACAGAGCCAGATTTGATTATTACTTTTCATTTGGTAAAAGTAAAATCAATTTCTTTTTTAGATATAATCTTAATTCTATTTTTGATGCTAAATTATCAGATACACAAGAAGACCTAAAACTCAATGTCATCAAAACTGGTGTGGTTTTCTATATTCTTTAA
- the gldB gene encoding gliding motility lipoprotein GldB: MKKISFVFFVLCFGILFSCQDSKQIKPEIAEMKLEVDFIRFDSIFSDAEPQDLQRLQTEYPFMFQKSIPDSLWLLKMQDSLQQEIEKEVLVTFSDFSKYQSEITLFFKHLKYYFPNQSIPRVVTLAEYVDYKSKVVLNDELLYISLDNYLGQDHRFYKGFQNYISILQTPEQILPDIATQYANKLIDFPQSRTFLSQMIYEGKKLYFKSQLLPWVEQHQLIGYSRDDFQWAKNQEFMVWQYFVERDLLYSSQSDLRRRFLQSGSFTKFYLEIDNETPPRLGQYIGWQIVKAYAEKHPDKSLKEIIEIPEQDLFNQSKYKP; encoded by the coding sequence ATGAAAAAAATATCATTTGTCTTTTTTGTTTTATGTTTTGGCATTTTGTTTTCATGCCAAGATTCAAAACAAATTAAACCTGAAATTGCTGAGATGAAATTAGAAGTTGATTTCATTCGTTTTGATAGTATTTTTTCTGATGCTGAACCGCAAGATTTACAACGTTTACAAACGGAGTATCCTTTTATGTTTCAAAAATCAATTCCTGATAGTTTGTGGCTTTTGAAAATGCAAGATTCTTTACAACAAGAAATAGAAAAAGAGGTGTTGGTCACATTTTCTGATTTTTCAAAATATCAAAGTGAAATCACGTTATTTTTTAAACATTTAAAATATTATTTTCCAAATCAATCAATTCCTAGAGTGGTAACTTTGGCTGAATATGTCGATTACAAGTCGAAAGTTGTTTTAAATGATGAACTGTTATACATTTCTTTAGATAATTATTTGGGTCAAGATCATAGATTTTATAAAGGGTTTCAAAATTATATTTCTATTTTACAAACCCCAGAACAAATTTTACCTGACATCGCAACACAATATGCCAATAAACTCATTGATTTTCCACAGTCACGTACATTTTTAAGTCAAATGATTTATGAAGGAAAAAAACTTTATTTTAAATCTCAACTTTTGCCTTGGGTTGAACAACATCAATTGATAGGCTATTCAAGAGATGATTTTCAATGGGCAAAAAACCAAGAGTTTATGGTTTGGCAATATTTTGTAGAAAGAGATTTGTTGTATTCAAGTCAATCTGATTTACGACGAAGATTTTTGCAATCAGGATCGTTCACTAAATTTTATTTAGAAATAGATAATGAAACACCGCCAAGATTAGGGCAGTATATCGGGTGGCAAATCGTAAAAGCTTATGCTGAAAAACATCCAGACAAAAGCTTAAAAGAAATTATAGAAATACCAGAACAAGACTTGTTTAATCAATCAAAGTATAAACCTTAA
- a CDS encoding DUF58 domain-containing protein encodes MQQSKFNFSQLNILANQIVEGFMSGIHKSPFHGYSAEFDEHRLYNRGDSTKFIDWKLYAKTDKLYTKKYEDETNLRCHFILDNSSSMHYPNVDDFNLDKCSKYTFSSISILALINILLKQNDAFGLSLFSNQIDFNISEKSSYNQLQIISNTLEEHFKNRNSARTTDTLKSLHYIAEHLKRRSLVFIFSDMFQNESQSKNVFEALRHLKYNKHQVILFHTTDFNKEIDFDFSEIPRRFVDVESQRKIDLYPEQVKEDYQSLAKSFKSELLQKCRQYQIKYVDADINKGFEKVILTYLLEKQNF; translated from the coding sequence TTGCAACAATCTAAATTTAACTTTTCTCAACTCAATATTTTAGCCAATCAAATTGTTGAGGGCTTTATGTCAGGAATACATAAAAGTCCTTTTCATGGCTATTCAGCTGAATTTGATGAACACAGACTTTATAACAGAGGCGATAGTACAAAGTTTATTGATTGGAAATTATATGCCAAAACTGATAAACTTTACACAAAAAAATATGAAGATGAAACCAATCTAAGATGCCACTTTATCTTAGATAATTCATCATCAATGCATTATCCTAATGTTGATGATTTTAATTTGGATAAATGCAGTAAATATACGTTTTCGTCAATCTCAATTTTAGCATTGATTAATATCTTGCTTAAACAAAATGATGCTTTTGGTTTATCTTTGTTTTCAAATCAGATTGATTTCAATATATCTGAAAAATCCAGCTATAATCAACTGCAAATTATCTCAAATACATTAGAAGAACACTTCAAAAACCGAAATTCTGCTAGAACTACTGATACTCTAAAAAGTTTACATTATATCGCTGAACATTTAAAAAGACGTTCTTTAGTTTTTATTTTTTCTGATATGTTTCAGAATGAATCACAGTCAAAAAATGTTTTTGAGGCATTAAGACATTTAAAATATAATAAACACCAAGTTATATTGTTTCATACAACTGATTTTAATAAAGAAATTGATTTTGATTTTTCAGAGATTCCAAGGCGATTTGTAGATGTAGAAAGTCAAAGAAAAATCGACTTGTATCCTGAACAAGTTAAAGAAGATTATCAAAGTTTAGCCAAATCTTTTAAGTCGGAATTATTGCAAAAGTGTAGGCAATATCAAATAAAATATGTTGATGCTGATATCAATAAAGGCTTTGAAAAAGTAATTTTGACCTACCTATTAGAAAAGCAAAACTTTTGA
- the asnS gene encoding asparagine--tRNA ligase, translated as MKNISIKHIISEGRISEEYQVKAWVKSFRNNMFLALNDGSCLSNIQCVLPTDEYGDEFIKKLNVGCAVTVEGTLVESQGQGQRVEIDVKNIKILGEANSEDVRKTILSPKNHSLEKLREQAHLRVRTNTFGAVMRLRSKLSFAVHAYFQKEDFQYVTTPIITNSDAEGAGETFKVTNFDLKSIPKTVNGEVDFKQDFFGKPANLTVSGQLEAETYALGLGKVYTFGPTFRAENSNTTRHLSEFWMIEPEVAFCDLEGDMDLAEDFIKYVIDYVLEHCMEDLDFLEQRLTKEEAKLPKLQRSEMSLIEKLQFITNNNFKRVSYTEAIDILKNSKPNKKKKFDYIIEEWGADLQSEHERFLVEKHFKCPVILYDYPANIKAFYMRLNDDKKTVRAMDVLFPGIGEIVGGSQREERLEVLVEKMKALDISEEELWWYIDTRRFGTCEHSGFGLGFERLVQFVTGMPNIRDVIPYPRSPKNLDF; from the coding sequence ATGAAAAACATTAGTATTAAACATATTATAAGTGAAGGTAGAATTTCTGAAGAATATCAAGTTAAGGCTTGGGTGAAATCTTTTAGAAATAATATGTTTTTAGCCTTGAATGATGGATCTTGCTTAAGCAATATTCAATGCGTTTTACCAACTGATGAATATGGTGATGAGTTTATTAAAAAATTAAATGTTGGATGTGCTGTAACAGTTGAAGGCACTTTGGTAGAAAGCCAAGGTCAGGGTCAGCGTGTGGAGATTGACGTCAAAAACATTAAAATACTTGGAGAAGCTAATAGTGAAGATGTTAGAAAAACGATTTTATCTCCAAAAAATCACAGTTTAGAAAAGCTTAGAGAACAAGCTCATCTTAGAGTGAGAACAAATACTTTTGGTGCTGTGATGCGTTTAAGGTCTAAATTATCTTTTGCGGTTCACGCCTATTTTCAAAAGGAAGATTTTCAATATGTTACTACACCTATAATTACTAATTCTGACGCCGAAGGTGCTGGAGAAACATTTAAGGTGACTAATTTTGATTTAAAATCTATTCCTAAAACGGTAAACGGCGAGGTTGATTTTAAACAAGATTTTTTTGGTAAACCTGCAAACCTTACTGTTAGCGGTCAGCTTGAAGCTGAAACTTATGCTTTAGGTCTTGGTAAAGTCTATACGTTTGGTCCTACTTTTAGGGCTGAAAACTCTAATACAACTCGTCATCTTTCTGAATTTTGGATGATTGAGCCTGAGGTGGCGTTTTGTGATCTTGAAGGTGATATGGACTTGGCTGAAGATTTTATAAAATATGTTATTGACTATGTTCTGGAACATTGCATGGAAGATTTAGATTTTTTAGAGCAACGTTTGACCAAGGAGGAAGCTAAATTGCCCAAGCTACAACGCAGTGAAATGTCGCTTATAGAAAAGCTTCAATTTATTACGAATAACAACTTTAAACGCGTAAGTTATACTGAAGCTATTGATATTTTAAAAAATTCTAAGCCTAATAAGAAAAAGAAATTTGATTACATTATAGAAGAATGGGGTGCAGATTTACAAAGTGAGCACGAACGGTTTTTAGTGGAAAAACACTTTAAATGTCCCGTTATTTTATACGATTATCCAGCTAATATTAAGGCATTTTATATGCGCTTGAACGACGACAAAAAAACAGTGAGAGCTATGGATGTTTTATTTCCTGGCATTGGTGAAATTGTCGGCGGCTCTCAGCGTGAAGAAAGACTTGAGGTTTTGGTTGAAAAAATGAAAGCTTTAGACATTAGTGAGGAGGAATTATGGTGGTACATTGATACAAGACGTTTTGGTACTTGTGAGCACAGTGGTTTTGGTTTAGGCTTTGAGCGCTTGGTTCAGTTTGTTACAGGAATGCCTAACATTAGAGATGTTATTCCTTATCCACGATCGCCTAAAAATTTAGACTTTTAA
- the nadE gene encoding NAD(+) synthase, with translation MNTQAIINHIVKWLKDYAEQSQQNGFVVGVSGGIDSAVTSTLCAKTGLRVLCLEMPIHQDPNQVSRAEKHINNLKHQFANVSSLKIDLTETFDTFQSTIPQTPDTDQKALSLANTRARFRMSTLYYFAGLHGYLVAGTGNKVEDFGVGFYTKYGDGGVDLSPIADLMKSEVYALGRELNIIDEILNATPTDGLFSDSRSDEDQLGASYDELEWAMTADDKDLTDLNPKQQQVLKIYKKLNQANQHKMQSIPVCKIPPELK, from the coding sequence ATGAATACACAAGCTATTATTAATCATATTGTAAAATGGTTAAAAGATTACGCCGAACAAAGTCAACAAAATGGTTTTGTGGTAGGTGTTTCTGGTGGGATAGATTCTGCTGTAACTTCCACTCTTTGTGCAAAAACTGGACTTCGTGTTTTGTGCCTTGAAATGCCAATTCATCAAGACCCCAATCAAGTGAGTCGAGCTGAAAAACACATTAACAATTTAAAACACCAGTTTGCCAATGTCAGCAGTCTTAAGATAGATTTGACTGAGACTTTTGACACCTTTCAATCTACAATTCCACAAACACCTGATACTGATCAAAAAGCATTAAGTTTAGCCAACACACGAGCCCGTTTTCGTATGAGTACGTTATATTATTTTGCTGGGTTGCACGGCTATTTAGTAGCAGGCACTGGCAATAAAGTTGAAGATTTTGGAGTTGGTTTTTATACCAAATATGGCGATGGCGGTGTGGATCTCAGTCCTATTGCCGACTTAATGAAGTCTGAAGTTTACGCCTTAGGCAGAGAACTCAATATCATAGATGAGATTTTGAATGCCACCCCAACCGATGGGCTTTTTAGCGATAGCCGAAGCGATGAAGATCAACTCGGTGCCAGTTATGACGAATTAGAATGGGCAATGACTGCTGATGACAAAGACCTCACAGATTTGAATCCAAAACAACAGCAAGTTTTAAAAATTTATAAAAAACTTAACCAAGCCAACCAACATAAGATGCAATCTATTCCGGTTTGTAAGATTCCACCTGAATTGAAGTAA
- the trxA gene encoding thioredoxin: MALELTDTNFEEKVLKSNKPVLVDFWAEWCGPCRMVGPVIEEISNEYKDKAVIAKLDVDSNQEFAAKYGVRNIPTVLFFKDGELVDRKVGVAPKENYTETLDNLL; this comes from the coding sequence ATGGCACTCGAATTAACAGATACAAATTTTGAAGAAAAAGTTTTAAAAAGTAACAAACCTGTTTTGGTTGACTTTTGGGCTGAATGGTGTGGTCCCTGTAGAATGGTTGGACCTGTAATCGAAGAAATCAGCAATGAATATAAAGATAAAGCTGTAATTGCAAAATTAGACGTTGACTCAAATCAAGAGTTTGCCGCTAAATACGGCGTAAGAAATATTCCAACGGTTTTGTTTTTTAAAGATGGCGAACTTGTTGATAGAAAAGTCGGTGTAGCACCTAAAGAAAATTATACGGAAACTCTTGATAATCTCTTGTAA
- a CDS encoding TetR/AcrR family transcriptional regulator, producing MSKPNLSKPIVLKTSAKLFRHQSFAQVSMRDIANALNVKASSLYNHILSKDEILEELIFELVDKFMTKINETQNKTIDTKFKLEDIIHTHIDIAINTPNQFATFNSDWKYLKSDKKKYFLTQRKIYEQILKSIVEKGIDDQDIKKCNPEIIIYQMLSSLRTLHLLYEKKDISTHTFKKEIPKLILEGIIK from the coding sequence ATGAGTAAGCCAAATCTTTCTAAACCTATTGTCCTTAAAACATCTGCAAAATTATTTAGGCATCAAAGTTTTGCACAGGTAAGTATGCGAGATATTGCGAATGCTTTAAATGTAAAAGCCTCAAGTCTATACAATCATATCTTATCAAAAGATGAAATCTTAGAAGAGCTAATCTTTGAGTTAGTCGATAAGTTTATGACAAAAATCAACGAAACACAAAACAAAACTATTGACACTAAGTTTAAGCTTGAAGACATTATTCACACACACATTGACATAGCCATTAACACACCGAATCAGTTTGCTACATTTAATAGTGATTGGAAGTATTTGAAGTCTGATAAAAAGAAATATTTTTTAACTCAAAGGAAAATCTATGAGCAAATATTAAAATCTATAGTTGAAAAAGGAATTGATGATCAAGATATAAAAAAATGTAATCCTGAAATTATCATATATCAAATGTTGTCTTCACTTCGCACGCTCCATTTATTGTATGAAAAAAAAGATATAAGCACTCATACTTTTAAAAAAGAAATTCCAAAATTGATTTTGGAAGGAATCATAAAATAA
- a CDS encoding phosphoadenylyl-sulfate reductase: MKTKDIHTYKEQIDNLNKKYAQLSLDQRIQEIYKDFSSEEMLVTSSFAANSSFLLHLFSQNAPVKPKVYFIDTFYHFEETIEYKRELSKKYNLEVYNIIPDYEEHFKTRDEKLWKKNPDQCCYINKVKPIEKIKKHFNVWASGLMRSQNSHRKNLNIFEFKDDIIRFYPIIDVEIEERNEYIKTHQLDTNPLVLKGYNSIGCKHCTKKGAEREGRWVGLAKTECGLHI; encoded by the coding sequence ATGAAAACTAAAGATATTCATACTTATAAAGAACAAATTGACAACTTAAACAAAAAGTATGCTCAATTAAGTTTAGACCAAAGAATACAGGAGATTTACAAAGATTTCTCAAGCGAAGAAATGCTTGTCACATCTTCATTTGCGGCTAACTCTTCTTTTCTTTTGCATCTATTTAGTCAAAATGCGCCCGTAAAGCCTAAAGTTTACTTTATAGATACATTTTATCATTTTGAAGAAACAATTGAATATAAAAGAGAGCTTTCTAAAAAATATAATTTGGAAGTCTATAATATTATACCAGACTATGAGGAACATTTTAAAACAAGAGATGAGAAGTTGTGGAAAAAAAACCCAGATCAGTGTTGTTATATCAATAAGGTAAAACCTATAGAAAAAATTAAAAAGCATTTTAATGTTTGGGCTTCAGGATTGATGCGGTCTCAAAATAGTCATCGGAAAAATCTTAACATTTTTGAGTTTAAAGATGATATCATTAGGTTTTATCCTATCATAGATGTTGAAATTGAAGAGAGAAACGAATACATCAAAACACATCAACTTGACACTAACCCATTGGTTTTAAAAGGCTACAATTCTATTGGGTGTAAACACTGCACAAAAAAAGGAGCTGAGAGAGAAGGAAGATGGGTTGGTCTTGCTAAAACCGAATGTGGACTACACATCTAA
- the gldC gene encoding gliding motility protein GldC has protein sequence MSNKTSDILLRVTTDENKIPESITWSAEDGGVEQAEAKVAFLSIWDHKAKESLRIDLWTKDMPVDEMKHFFHQTLLTMSDTYYRATQDEKMSETMKDFCDYFAEKLELKDNGK, from the coding sequence ATGAGTAATAAAACATCAGATATTCTTTTGCGTGTTACAACAGACGAAAACAAAATTCCAGAAAGCATAACTTGGTCTGCAGAAGACGGTGGCGTTGAACAGGCAGAAGCTAAAGTCGCTTTTTTATCTATTTGGGATCATAAAGCTAAAGAAAGTCTGCGTATTGATTTATGGACAAAAGATATGCCCGTTGATGAGATGAAGCATTTTTTTCATCAAACTCTTCTCACTATGAGCGATACCTATTATAGAGCAACACAAGATGAAAAAATGAGTGAAACTATGAAAGATTTTTGTGATTATTTCGCCGAAAAGTTAGAATTAAAAGACAATGGAAAATAA
- a CDS encoding biopolymer transporter ExbD has translation MSKFKKKKSGDLPAISTASLPDIVFMLLFFFMVVTVMRDTSIKVKNRLPYADQVEKLEKKDLIMYIYAGEPSERYQSIAGTEARIQLNDKYASLKDIKQFVFEERQDTREELKQALIAGLKVDKETNMGLVSDIKTELREAEALKITYITRKGSAFKNLE, from the coding sequence ATGTCTAAATTTAAAAAGAAAAAAAGTGGTGATTTACCAGCTATTTCTACTGCATCATTACCCGATATAGTTTTTATGCTTTTGTTTTTCTTTATGGTGGTAACTGTAATGAGAGATACTTCAATTAAGGTGAAAAATAGATTACCTTATGCTGATCAGGTCGAGAAACTTGAGAAAAAAGATTTAATTATGTATATCTATGCAGGCGAACCTTCTGAACGCTATCAATCCATTGCTGGTACAGAGGCTCGTATTCAGCTTAATGATAAATATGCGAGCTTAAAAGATATCAAACAATTTGTTTTTGAAGAACGTCAAGATACACGTGAAGAATTGAAACAAGCTTTAATTGCTGGTCTTAAAGTAGATAAAGAAACCAATATGGGTTTAGTTTCAGATATCAAAACTGAATTGAGAGAAGCCGAAGCTCTAAAAATTACGTATATCACGCGAAAAGGATCTGCATTTAAAAATTTAGAGTAA
- a CDS encoding MotA/TolQ/ExbB proton channel family protein has product MKRLFSTLTILFFMVFGIYATNVNASNSNYDNLPAFILTDESAVELETTAVVGENPVIQEEPEGETTAEEDLGFHQELKKRFIEGGPTFMGIVLLCLILGLAIAIERIIFLNASTTNSKKLAQKVEDALESGGVDLAKEVCRNTSGPVASIYYQGLDRVNEGIDVAEKSIVAYGGVQMGQLEKNVSWVSLFIALAPMLGFMGTVIGMINAFDKIEAAGDMQPSLVAGGIKVALLTTVFGLIVAIILQVFYNFIVAKIDSIVNDMEDASITLVDILVAHNNKK; this is encoded by the coding sequence ATGAAAAGATTATTTTCAACTTTAACCATTCTGTTTTTTATGGTTTTTGGTATTTACGCGACAAATGTAAACGCTTCAAACTCAAACTATGACAACTTGCCAGCATTTATTCTAACAGATGAATCAGCTGTAGAATTAGAGACTACTGCTGTAGTTGGAGAAAACCCTGTAATTCAAGAAGAGCCAGAAGGAGAAACAACTGCAGAAGAAGATTTAGGTTTCCATCAAGAACTTAAAAAACGTTTTATAGAAGGAGGACCAACTTTTATGGGAATTGTACTTTTATGTTTAATCCTTGGTCTTGCTATTGCCATTGAAAGAATTATTTTTCTCAATGCCTCTACAACAAACTCTAAAAAATTAGCTCAAAAAGTTGAAGATGCTCTTGAAAGCGGTGGTGTAGATCTTGCAAAAGAGGTTTGTAGAAATACAAGCGGTCCTGTGGCTTCAATTTACTATCAAGGTTTAGATCGCGTAAACGAAGGTATTGATGTCGCTGAAAAATCTATTGTAGCCTACGGAGGTGTTCAAATGGGACAATTAGAGAAAAACGTCTCTTGGGTTTCTTTATTTATTGCCTTAGCTCCGATGCTTGGTTTTATGGGAACTGTAATCGGTATGATTAATGCTTTTGATAAAATTGAAGCCGCAGGTGATATGCAACCTTCACTTGTTGCAGGAGGTATTAAAGTCGCCTTATTGACAACTGTATTTGGATTGATTGTTGCAATTATATTACAAGTATTTTATAACTTTATAGTTGCTAAAATTGATAGTATTGTAAATGATATGGAAGATGCTTCAATTACATTAGTTGATATATTAGTTGCTCACAATAATAAAAAATAA
- a CDS encoding GTPase has protein sequence MENKSKPQLIFVYNADSGLKNALLDSAHKILSPKTYQCKLCELTYGVFKEKKAWKEFRENSDVDMKFLHADEFIKLYNSKFRPNFELPVILLENQYDLEVLISSEKFNSINSLEGLIKQIKRILKTL, from the coding sequence ATGGAAAATAAAAGCAAACCACAACTCATTTTTGTTTACAATGCCGATTCAGGTCTTAAAAATGCGTTATTAGATTCTGCTCACAAAATATTAAGTCCAAAAACCTATCAATGTAAGTTGTGTGAATTAACCTATGGTGTATTTAAAGAAAAAAAAGCTTGGAAAGAGTTTAGAGAAAATTCTGATGTAGATATGAAATTTTTGCATGCCGATGAATTTATTAAACTGTATAACTCTAAATTTAGACCCAACTTTGAATTGCCTGTGATATTGTTAGAAAATCAGTATGATTTGGAAGTGCTTATAAGTTCAGAAAAGTTTAACTCTATTAATTCTTTAGAAGGTTTAATAAAACAAATCAAACGGATATTAAAAACGCTATAA
- the rpoN gene encoding RNA polymerase factor sigma-54: MLKQQLSQKLSQKLSPQQIQLMKLIQLPTLAFEQKIKQELEENPALESGKEEEDNFEDMDNSQDDEHEVIETEFDVDEYLSDDEIPSYKTYSNNYSADDDDNKVPYASGKSFFDHLKSQIHTFRLDEEEEQIADFLIGSIDQAGYIRRDIEDIIDDLDFTQSLYVTKEKVLRVLKIVQRLDPAGVGAKDLKECLIIQLKRKPENKDVKIAIDILENAFDMFSKKHYEKLKHKFKLSDEELKAAIEQIEHLNPKPGASYSSRSKPVDQVTPDFTIRIKNDELELTLNSRNVPHMHISRDYNNMLKSYKENALKTKDQKKALLFIKQKLDSAKWFIDAIKQRQNTLISTMSCIMDIQREYFLTGDGRNLKPMILKDVAEKIDMDISTVSRVANSKYVDTPYGTILIKDFFSESMKNDKGDDVSTREIKNILQNIIDNEDKQNPYTDSKLVEALKEKGYPIARRTVAKYREVLDIPVARLRKEL, encoded by the coding sequence ATGTTAAAGCAACAACTCAGTCAAAAATTATCTCAAAAGTTGTCTCCACAACAGATTCAGCTGATGAAGTTAATTCAACTACCAACTTTGGCTTTTGAGCAGAAAATCAAACAAGAGCTTGAGGAAAATCCCGCACTTGAAAGTGGAAAAGAGGAAGAAGATAACTTTGAAGATATGGATAATAGTCAAGATGATGAGCACGAAGTTATTGAGACTGAGTTTGATGTGGATGAGTATTTGAGTGATGATGAAATACCGAGTTATAAAACTTATTCTAACAACTACAGTGCTGACGATGATGATAATAAAGTGCCTTATGCTTCGGGAAAATCGTTTTTTGATCATTTAAAATCTCAAATTCATACATTTAGGCTTGATGAGGAAGAAGAACAGATTGCGGATTTTTTGATTGGTAGTATTGATCAAGCGGGCTACATCAGAAGAGATATTGAAGATATTATTGATGATTTGGACTTTACACAAAGCCTTTATGTGACTAAGGAAAAGGTTTTGAGGGTTTTGAAAATTGTTCAAAGATTGGATCCAGCTGGCGTTGGTGCTAAGGATTTGAAGGAATGTCTTATTATTCAACTCAAAAGAAAACCAGAAAATAAAGATGTGAAAATTGCTATAGATATTCTAGAAAACGCATTTGATATGTTTTCTAAGAAGCATTATGAAAAGCTGAAGCATAAATTTAAACTTTCGGATGAGGAATTAAAAGCGGCTATTGAGCAAATTGAACATCTTAATCCTAAGCCTGGGGCATCTTATTCGTCAAGGTCAAAACCAGTAGATCAGGTTACGCCTGACTTTACGATTAGAATTAAAAATGACGAGCTGGAGTTAACTCTAAATTCAAGAAATGTTCCGCATATGCATATTTCAAGGGATTATAACAATATGCTCAAGAGCTATAAAGAGAATGCACTAAAGACCAAAGATCAAAAAAAGGCTTTGCTTTTTATCAAGCAAAAATTGGATTCGGCTAAATGGTTTATCGATGCGATTAAACAGCGACAAAATACGTTGATATCAACAATGTCTTGCATTATGGATATTCAGCGTGAGTATTTTTTAACCGGTGACGGAAGAAATCTTAAACCTATGATTCTTAAAGATGTTGCTGAAAAAATCGATATGGATATCAGTACGGTTTCAAGGGTTGCCAACAGTAAGTATGTAGATACGCCTTATGGCACTATACTGATAAAAGATTTTTTCTCAGAATCAATGAAAAACGATAAAGGCGATGACGTCTCTACTCGAGAAATAAAAAATATTTTGCAAAACATTATTGACAATGAAGATAAACAAAACCCTTACACAGATTCTAAACTTGTTGAAGCCTTGAAGGAAAAAGGTTATCCTATTGCTCGCCGAACGGTAGCCAAATACAGAGAGGTTTTGGATATTCCTGTAGCGAGACTTCGAAAAGAGTTGTAA